The sequence aaacgatagataccgccgtagttcacccccaccaagtgatgacttcagtatggctagtgtgtgaagtataaagtatagtcctcccctggtccacactgcttcggcggtcctgggtaagatagttagttctagcttgccctatgtggaagaggactcaatactttatacttagagtacaagcataaaggaacacggaccaagccgtaccgagagaatcggtactagagccctcgtggttctacattgagagagccctcgtggttctcattaggggctttatgcaagtcgtactcaatactgtggtgtgaagtataaagtatagagtcctccactggtccacgctgctccggcggtcctgggtaagatagttcattctagcttgccctatgtggaagaggactcaataccctacctgttgagcttgaaacaaagtcatcacttgggcatgctcatattgccatacaatattccattatctactaatgagcatgcagctatatgattataacctgtaaacgattaccccgccgtagttcagcgcttcaaccaagtgatgacttcagtatggctagtgtgtgaagtataaagtatagtcctcatcagACGTtgcggctcaacggggtccaaatcagtgatgtctcccctcatacctgattttactaaaaaaccatcgcatcttctcgctctcgacgggatgttgttggactccgcataacgtttccaaaacttatttgttttgcgagattggtttgatacagcctgagctacgcttgattttgtgttttttacggtactgaaaaccggctcaacggggtccaaatcagtgatgtctcccctcatacctgattttacttaaaaaccatcgcatcttctcgctctcgacgggatgttgttggactccgcataacgtttccaaaacttatttgttttgcgagattggtttgatacagcctgagctacgcaaggttttgtgttttttacggtaccgaaaaccgactcaacggggccaaaatcagtgatgtctccccttatagctgattttactaaaaaaccatcgcatcttctcgctctcgacgggatgttgttggactccgcataacgtttccaaatcttatttgttttgcgagattggtttgatacagcctgagctacgctttttttgtgttccatgCTATGCTTTGCTGGGTTTAGGAGATGCAGCTTATCATGcacgaagtgtttttttttttttttttgaaacgaGGATTCAATCTCCAAAATAAATATCGACTGCAAGCGAAGTTGAAATAAAAGAGTGCGAGCAGCAAAATGGGGAAAACGTAGCCATAACTCAAATAATTTGAACACGAGTGATATAGTTTTAacaattgtttatttgcatgcatttattttaaatgaaaaagctatatctacatttgcatgcacttatttattatattgcatgcattactttaaattgaacgtggttagtcatttttgcatgcattaaattatttgaaggcatgcattaataatatttaaattaatttttcatattaaaataGTGTGAGCGCGTGGacgctcgacgacgacgatgagttGTTCGGTTTTCTACGTTTAGCACAACTGTTGTGCTGATCCACATGATGGCCAAAAAGGGATGCATCGTCCAGCGCCGTCGACTCCGCAATCGGCAAGTCGTGGAAATCATCGTCGCTGCATCTGGCCTGGTCTTCGTCCACCACTTGAGTTTTCGGTACCACAGCCTGCATGTACCGATCCAGCTCCTCCCACTCCGCCTGCCtctgaaaagatgaacatgtATCAATATACGCCATATGTTCGGTGATGTATCTAATCAGGGCGTCCTGGTGTTCTCTCTCGAATGCTGTTTTGCGGACTGTTggcagtcggtggaatcgctTCCTTGCAGCCCGGTGACACCTCGCTGCTGTATATGGTGGTTTATGTTGGCCGTACTTTGCGACGAAGTAATCAATTGTAGTGAGTGGAACGGATTGgggctttccgtttgcctcgtcaaacagccgcttttcttcctttgtaagccggtggttttccgaacgcgatgCTTCGATGATATAAGGCAGTTTCGTGGCAGGATCAGCATGCTTCCACAGCTTTTTCCGGTCGGCGCAAGTCAGATTTAAGGTGCtatgttgttttgtaaaaatattgtaaggtgttatggtgcggtttgctatcttgttgtatgttgttttggtttggttctggTAGctagaaataatcaaaacaaaacaaacaatacaatCAATGAAAACCAAGGCACCTTTTGGTTGATTATTTAAGACTTACGaatattgttgcattttttgttgtgtagTTTTCGGCGTGTCGCCCAAACACTCCCGGACTCCTTTCTTCTGCACgatgcagagcatttcgtccagCGTCCGATACGCGTCGACTCtctgcaacaacatttttgtcgCCTTCTTTGCTTCTTCGGGCGTATGGTTGCCTACAGCGACGCGAGTCCAATTTATTTGCTGAATCCGGTCGTCTGCTTTCTTCTCGTCCTCCGCTGGCAAAATTGCTCGAAGCTGGTGGACCAAATCATCGTACTCGGCTACCGTCCACTGTTCGGCAGGAACGTTACCGATATTCGCACATTGTTCGGTCTCCGCCGATCCGAACATATCCTCAGTAGCGTTTATCCAACTCGAGGCCATTTTCTGCacgaaactttttattttttctgtagTAAATTGGTTGAGTCTGCTTCTTTCGTCCGTAGGAAGGCGTCTGTAAAATGGCGTCGTTTTTTTCGGCAGGTACATTGAGTCGATTCTCTGTCCTGCTTCCCGAAATGTCAGTTGAACGAAAAGgagttattaatttttcaatagctCACAAACgaaatcaagaaaacgttgttTCTTTCAGCGTAAATGTTCCAGTATTGTTGCGGTCATGTGGAAGAATcatcattaaattaaaaataacggcCAGAGTGAGCaacttatttcaaaacaagaataatttaaaatttgttcgttggttttcattattttcgttGGAGAACTGAACCCACAATTTGTAAACACGACGAAATGGAAGACAATTGTCAAAAAGTCAACTTCATACGGTATAATTCTTTGTTTCTGCTGTaacagatttttgttttatttacatctgcgcatatataataaaaatgaagcttTTGGTCTCTaaaataccattccaaaaatatataataatacgAGATCGGGTTCTTACAACCAGACTTATTTccggttttgtggtttttccgaTATCAGCAGTGATGACCAGTACCATGGTGCACCTACGATGAGCCGCaatcttaaaaatatgttctttcaACATTCATCTTTCTCCTGCTTTCTTCGAAATACGTCTTATGATAacgaatttataatttttcaattaataaaaaacaatgttctgtttctagcaaaaaaacaagaaatgaaattattttattcgttgCTCATCGAAgacctacttgaagaactgaacacgtattttgtaaacatggtttcattgaaaccaccttcatacgttgttgaaataatggttcgtttctgctacaaaatactttttttaacctgcatccgaacatatcgaaataaaaaaagttttcttggtccgcaatttaccattccaaaaatatataacaatgcgagatcggttgcaaacaacacaacttattcccgGATTCGCTTATTTGACAAAatacagctcaccggaatcaccttcggtaaagtttacccgtagaaatgtgttctttaattataCATCTTCAGCCTATTTGCTTGTCGTCAGTGCTCGAACTcgagataattatgttttaatttttcaaaaacaaagtactatttcaagcattaaaacatgaaattaaattattgtttttattgagctATGACcacctacttgaagaactgaacccgcattttgtaaacatggtttcattgaaaccaccttcatacgttgttgaaataatggttcgtttctgctacaaaagacttttttcaatcttcatctgaccatatcgaaatgaaataagttttctcggtgttcaatttaccattccaaaaatatataataatgcgagatcggttgcaaacaacacaacttattcccgGATTTCCTTATTTGACAATatacagctcaccggaatcaccttcggtaaagtttacccgcagaaatgtgttctttaattataaatcTTCATCCTATTTGCTTGTCGTCAGTGTTCGGACTtgagataattatgttttaatttttcataaacaaagtactatttctagcattaaaacatgaaattaaattattgtttttattgagctATGACcacctacttgaagaactgaacccgcattttgtaaacatggtttcattgaaaccaccttcatacgttgtggaaataatggttcgtttgtgctacaaaagactttttttaatcttcatctgaccatatcgaaatgaaataagttttctcggtcttcaatttaccattccaaaaatatattataatgcgagatcggttgcaaacaatacaacttattcccgtattggcttatttgacaatatacagctcaccggaatcaccttcggtaaagtttacccgcaaaaatgtgttctttaattataaatcTTCATCCTATTTGCTTGTCGTCAGTGTTCGGACTtgagataattatgttttaatttttcaaaaacaaagtactatttctagcattaaaacatgaaattaaattattttttttattgatctacgaccacctacttgaagaactgaacccgcattttgtaaacatgctgACGAAGAAGACAATTGccaaagaggacacttcatacggtaattaattttgtatttgtttctgcgcttaaaacatatttttaatcagcATCTGACcaaatcgaaattaaattaatcttcttcatctctatTTGACCTatccaaaaatatatcatcATACGGGACTGGTTGCGAAAAACTCGACATATTcccggttttgtttatttgacgaTATAAGCGGCTTTGACCGGGAAGACCTTCAATGAAGTGTATCggtagaaatgttttctttcagcttTCATGTTCGTTCGCAAAATGATTAACGCAACAACCCGAAATAACTGTGCTTGCATATAATTTCCGTTCAAtccaaatttattattatcccCAAAAAGAAATCACACGCATTGTCAATGCGACACATCCGATTCATGATTGTCAAATAAACACAGAGCACACCCATTCCTCTTCACTCGTTGGGGAACTGTAAGTTTGTCAATTTCCTAAGCAGGTGCAAATTGTTATGACGTCATTAAAattcagtgaaaaataaatacaacatcGTTTTGATTAAAGCTTCACAttactttaaattaaaaacagtaCGCCAGCCATGTCAGGAAATCGAAGTTCCCGCGGTCGACAGAAGTTTCCCACAACGGCGAAGAAATGCTTGATTTCACCGAATCAACGTTCGGCAGCCAGGGGCGTAGCTCCAGCAGCGCCGGCAGCAAACCCGGTTGATTTCCGAGCACCGGACACAGCATGTACCAGCAAACCCAAAGATGACTTAAGTACGAAACTTTTGGAGCTAGATAACACGTTGCTgaacgcggtcgatttggccagcatcgagaaaaaagtcaagcGTTCGATGCCGCGTACCTCATGGGGCGGAAATATGACACGCGCCGCAGCCGATCAACCGATCACGCCGTTTCGAAAACGTTCCAAATCAGTTGGAGGTAGGTGAACGCTTTATACGAGTGACAATAACGTAGGATTTAAGatactttttactttatttcaaaactgttttccTGTAACAGCCATTGAAAGAAGGCTTATGGCAAGTCCTCCGAAACTGCAAAAATCAGCTGTAAGTAGTCGAAAGATTTATgtgcttaaaatgaacatGGACGGTAGCGAGGTGCGCGACGGAGGGAGGGACAGCGGCTGTAATGAAAATCTTACATCAAATCGGTCAAACGTTGCAAACGAGGAAACTCCTACGGTTCGTCCTCTGTGGtctggggtggaaaatgacgATGCTGAAATGCTACCATGTGGACAGGTACCGATCGCCAGCCATGATCAACTTGACACGGACGAAATAATCAAGGCTAAACTGAAACGGATCGGGTCCACCAAACCAGTAACGCACGTCGGTGATATGCTGCGAGAGAGTAACGGGTTCGAGGTGTACACAAACCAGGACATCTGTTCGCAGTACATGCGGCAAGACGAGTCCCTCGCTGATGAGGGGGTGGAGCGAATCGTCGCGATCGGTGCATCACAAATAGGTCATCCGGAGCGTCCGTCACATTTCCAGCAGGTAGCCGCTGAAGCTGAACGTACCTTTGAGCTGCAGAAGGTGAGCGAAGCGTTGCGGATTTTTGAAATCTGTGACCGTACGCTGCACGACATGACCAACATTGAGCCGATGGCGAATGCGATAGGCGAGGGAAGCTCGCGAATGAGGACCAGCAACTCGACCATAGCGGCCATCAATCGTGATGAGGGAATTTCAGATCAGACTACAAAGCCAAAGTTCACCGTACCCCACGTATCGTCGCTTTTCCTCGAGAAGGGTCCGTTCTTTGGGCTACCGAACAACGTTCGGCGAATGCTGCGAGACTTTCGTGGTATTGGCGAGCTGTACGATTGGCAGCAGGAGTGTCTGGACTTGCCGGCGATCGACGAGAGACGTAATTTGATCTACGCACTGCCAACGAGCGGTGGAAAGACACTGGTGGTGGAGATTCTTATGCTACGGGAGATTATTTGCCGCCTGCGGAACGTCATGTTCGTCGTGCCGTACGTTTCATCCGCTCAGGAGAAGCTGATCGCGCTCACTCCGTTCTCGATCGAGCTGCAGTTTTTATTGGAGGAGTACACCGGTGGTAGGGGACAATGTCCGCCGCTCAAACGGCACAGAAAAAACACGATCTTTGTTTgtacgatcgaaaaatcgctcaTCCTCATGAACTCTCTCATCGAGGTGGGTCGCGCGGACGAGATCGGGCTGATCGTGATCGACGAACTGCATATGATTGGAGAGCAGCGACACGGGGGCACTCTGGAGATGTTGATCACCAAGGTGCAGTCGCTACGAGCCGGAATTCAGATCGTAGGAATGAGTGCTTCTATCGGAAACTTGGGTGAATTGGCCCGTTTCATGCTAGCCGACGTTTACTGTCGCGAAAATCGGCCGGTGGAGTTGAAGGAATACATCAAGTGGGGGGAAGATCTGTTCGAGGTTCGCAGCCAAGCCGAACGCATATTTGATGTGTTAGGAGAAAAGCGAAAGTTAGAGTTTAACTACGGTGAGGAACTGCGGCGGATCGACGTGGACCATGTGATTGGTCTGATCATGGAAGTAATCCCCAAGGGTtcgtgtttggtgttttgtcCTACCAGAAACAGGTGTGAAAGTTTGTGCGCCATGCTAGCGGCCAACTTGCCGGATTCATTTGCCCAGCACCGGGCAGAGGAAAAAGCGCAGATTATAAAGTCTCTCCAGGATGACGGGTCCGTTGCACCAATCCTTCCGCATTCGTTTCGTG comes from Anopheles coustani chromosome X unlocalized genomic scaffold, idAnoCousDA_361_x.2 X_unloc_21, whole genome shotgun sequence and encodes:
- the LOC131270305 gene encoding helicase POLQ-like — encoded protein: MSGNRSSRGRQKFPTTAKKCLISPNQRSAARGVAPAAPAANPVDFRAPDTACTSKPKDDLSTKLLELDNTLLNAVDLASIEKKVKRSMPRTSWGGNMTRAAADQPITPFRKRSKSVGAIERRLMASPPKLQKSAVSSRKIYVLKMNMDGSEVRDGGRDSGCNENLTSNRSNVANEETPTVRPLWSGVENDDAEMLPCGQVPIASHDQLDTDEIIKAKLKRIGSTKPVTHVGDMLRESNGFEVYTNQDICSQYMRQDESLADEGVERIVAIGASQIGHPERPSHFQQVAAEAERTFELQKVSEALRIFEICDRTLHDMTNIEPMANAIGEGSSRMRTSNSTIAAINRDEGISDQTTKPKFTVPHVSSLFLEKGPFFGLPNNVRRMLRDFRGIGELYDWQQECLDLPAIDERRNLIYALPTSGGKTLVVEILMLREIICRLRNVMFVVPYVSSAQEKLIALTPFSIELQFLLEEYTGGRGQCPPLKRHRKNTIFVCTIEKSLILMNSLIEVGRADEIGLIVIDELHMIGEQRHGGTLEMLITKVQSLRAGIQIVGMSASIGNLGELARFMLADVYCRENRPVELKEYIKWGEDLFEVRSQAERIFDVLGEKRKLEFNYGEELRRIDVDHVIGLIMEVIPKGSCLVFCPTRNRCESLCAMLAANLPDSFAQHRAEEKAQIIKSLQDDGSVAPILPHSFRVGVAYHHGRLTQDERRMIEDAFRAGILSVIVCTSTLAASVNLSAKRVIICSPYIGSDFFTLSRYKQMVGHAGRAGKRDTGDSILISAMRDIPQICEMFCSPLDFAESALLEDEGACLKSLVLGSIGLGLCKTRNALQAMVGSTLLAQQAKRREIDLEAITDETIVQLYQGNAIKATHDSCLRNPTNMVVQISAADGRSEEAVGQAFVRVHKTPSRPGKVFKTIDRTSPLEVINLGKAAIRAGFDIERAVRFYNEMQELGKRLCVLDEFDLLFLILLEDGLEVYFKIEDLIILTSKLSDALRKIAARYNISQVVIEKILKRRTVPDETMFLMQRFFRVLIVHDLWSQTDLQEVALKYRVSAGAIQTLMTAAAGTAHSLLRMCEEIPELWVFQHLLTGMTKRLTHYCKLELMPLMELPSMKLGRAKQLYRAGYTTLGSLARAKSKELVETIEYMNYRTANQLILSAKAKLMEQVDVLREQAEEYLSQMNR